Below is a window of Mycoplasma sp. Mirounga ES2805-ORL DNA.
GAATGCAGTTGAAAGGCAGGACCTAGAAACCAATGTGTTCTCAACAGACGAAGATATTAAATATATTTTAGACGACTTAAAATAAATAACTAAAAATACCAATATCTCTATTTTGTTGTTATATTGGTATTTTTTAAATGAATAAAAGAATATTATTTGTATTTAATTTAGATATTTTGCAACTTAAATTAATAATGGTCGCTTTCTAAATTAGGTATAAATTAGATCGCATTGAGTTTTTATTTAAAAATCAAAGTAAAGATGGATTCTATTCTTGAAAAGGATTAAAGTACTTCTTATATGAATATGAATTAAAACTTCAAAACAAATATAATCAAAAATCAAAAGTTGTATGAGAAACTTGAAATAATGATAAGAAAGAAGATACTATTGAACATATATATCCGCAAATGGATACTGACCCATATTGAGTTAAACGTTTTAATATTATTGATGACGACCAAAAAGTTATTTTTTTGCATAATCTTGGTAACTTAGTTTTAACCTCGCGTAAAGGTAATGCTTCGCTAGGAAATAGTGGTTATGACCTAAAACGTGGTATAGAAAATAGAAAATCTAATAAGCACTATTTAAGCACTATTATTGTGAGGGATCATATAGCGAAATAGAAATATCAACCGAGTACACAGAATGAACTCCGTACAATATTATTGAAAGAAATAATAAATTATTAGATTTTATGTGTAAAAGATGAGATTTTAAAATTGATGATAAATATAAAAATAATAAATATTTATATCCTAAAAATATTATAGAACCAAAGGGTGAAAACTAGAATTACTTTTTAATTTATTAATTCTAGTATAGTCTCTTTTTTTTAGAATTTTGTGTAGTGTTTTTCTTTTTTATTATCTTCACATATGGTTATAAACAATATTTAAAACAAAATAAGATAATTAAGAAAACATTATCTTATTTTAAACTTTAAATTTTAATAAAAATTAGATTAATAATTAGATAAATCATTTATTAACAAAATATATTTATTAGGAGATAATGGCGCTTGTCTATTTTTTTAATAGCTACACAATTAAAAAATATATAAGTATAAATACTCGAAAGTCAACCATGTACTAAAAA
It encodes the following:
- a CDS encoding HNH endonuclease family protein, with amino-acid sequence MYEYELKLQNKYNQKSKVVWETWNNDKKEDTIEHIYPQMDTDPYWVKRFNIIDDDQKVIFLHNLGNLVLTSRKGNASLGNSGYDLKRGIENRKSNKHYLSTIIVRDHIAK